AAAGCCACTACTATCACCCGAAAATTTATATTGGTGAGTGGGAACTACCAATTGCCATATTACGGCTGACAATTATAGGGTATAGCTTAGCTATAAAAGAAGATAGCTGCTGAATTACTGGTCAGCTTTTAATGTGGAAAGTTGATGAACCACTACAGAAAAAATTTTAGGAAAGTAATACAATGCAAGAAGATATACGGAGTCCAAAAGTTTATTCTTAAAGGTAACCCCGTACACTAATGTTAGATTCTGGCGAAATTTTAATTGACTATAACCTAGCCCCTTTAGCTTTTCCTATGAAATATCCAGTGAGTAAGTCACTCATCTCGCCTGAACTCTAAAATATCACCGGGCTGACACTCTAGTGCCTCACATATTGCCGATAGGGTGTCAAACCTAACTCCCTTCACTTTACCACGCTTCAGCAGGGAAAGATTAGCCTCAGTAATTCCTATCTCTGCTGCCAACGACTTTGAACTGACTTTTCGCTTAGCCAGCATTACATCCAAATTGACAATGATAGCCATGCTAAACAAACTCTTTGTTTTCTTGATCGATTTGTTTTGCTGCACGCAAAATATAGAGGACGCTCACTAGCACGAACAATGTAAATAGCCTGCCGATATCAAGTGCAAGGAATAGAGTAAACTCATTATCATGCACATACGATAGATAACTAAGCCACAGCGACTCCAACATACCTAGTGGGATTGAAACTCCATAAAGCCAAACTAGCCATAGATAGCATCGGTCACTCTCCTTACCAAAATAATCACCCTTGGCATACTGCCCAAAAAGTCGCCAAAGCCAGTAGATAAACAAACCGGAAAGCACAAAAGTTGGTAATTGGCCGAGGAATAGCATCGGTCTGAACTGATCACCTAACCCCCACAACTCTTGAAAAACTGGATTACTACTATTGAAGCCATTTATATCATAGAAAAAATAAATGATTGGTAAGCTAGTAATAGCAATAAGGCTAATTACCACGATTGCCCAACGTAGACGCGTACTTAAAACCTGGATCTTGTAGTTCACAATTTTGCTCCCACTGGATAGGCAGGCATTATACAACAATATAATATTTCTGCAATTAAGCAATAAATTATTGCTTTACAATAATTTATTACTCATCTACAGTATTCCGCGTAGTCATTGTTGATAAGGAGTAAAACTCATGGAATTACAAAATCATCGCTGGTCAGTACGCAAAGCCATCTGTTGGCTGAGTCTTGCAGCCGCATTTAGTGGCTGCAGTGTGAACCTTCTCGTGGAGGATTCAGCATCGGCAGAAATTCAGCAGGAGCTACTCCCAGTTGAGAGTTTCTTTAATGACTCTGTAATTAGTGGGGTCAAATTATCTTCAGATGGGCAGTGGCTGGCCTGGTTCCAGCTGTACAATGGAGCACCAAATATTTATGTAATGCCGAGTAACGGGAACATTGAAGACGCTTTCCCACTAACCACTTTTACTGACGGAGTCGATGGCTTTTCTTGGGATAAGCATCAGCTCGGTATGTTTGTTTCTAAAGACTCCAATGGGAACGAGCAACATCAGATCTATCGGCTGGATCTGGAGGAAAGAGCAAAACGTCTAAATCTGCTCAATACCATAAAATTAACATCGAAAGCTGGCGTAAATTATACCCTAGCGGGACAGGCTTCAGGAAATGCTAAAAGCCTCACTCTTATGGCTAATCATGACGATCCAAAAAGGTTAGATATTTATCAACTGAATACAGAATCTGGTGAGTTAAGCTTATTAATGTCGAACACTCAGCATTTCCAGAGCATACTAATTGATGATGAAGGAAAGCCTGTAGTAGGAGTCAGGGATAACCCTGACACCTCAGCAGAGATGTATATTCTCAAAGATAATTCCTGGCAAAAAACTCTAACAACAAAACCAGGAGAAATATTAGAACTTACTCAGTATAATTCAGATCTTGAGAGGGTGTACTTCGAATCCAGCTTTGGCGAGACTGATACTTCAGGGTTAAAACAGCTGGATTTAAATTCAGGGATAATTGTTGACATTCACACCGATCCCAATCAACGATCTGATGTTTATAAGACATTGTTCAACAAGGATGGTGAACCTCTATTGGTTTCTTACTACTATGGATACCGCGAAGATTACCCAATTAGCAAGGAGTTCCAAAAGCACTGGCAATATATCAATGGTCAATTCTCACGCAGAGTAGAAATTGATGTTGTCTCTATAAATGAAAAATCGGGAACTTGGCTGTTGGACATCGCTAGCGATATCGATCTGGGAGCTTTTTATACCTACAGTCAAGTAGACCAATCGCTAACACGCTTGATTGATAAAGATACGAAGCTAGATTCTCAGTCTCTAGCAGAAAGACGTTCTATCACCTATCAGGCCCGTGACGGTATCAGCATCCAGGCCTATTTGACGCTACCCAACGGCAAGAGTAGTCAGTTACCGCTAGTGGTATTGCCGCATGGTGGCCCATGGGCTAGAGACTATTGGAGACTGAGTGATAGCTTTTTCAACCGTGTGTCCCAGCTGTTAGCAAATCGTGGATATGCCGTTTTGCAACCTAATTTTCGTGCATCGACTGGCTTTGGTGAAACCTTTATCGCTTTGGGTAATCGCCAGTGGGGAAACGGTGCGATGCAGCATGATCTGACGGATGGTGTTGAGTATTTAGTAGAACAAGGTATTGCAGACAAAAATAGAGTGGCAATTATGGGAGGCTCTTATGGAGGCTATGCAGCACTTTCTGGGTTAACTTTCACCCCAGATGTATACGCAGCCGCGATATCTTTCGTTGGCCCCTCGAATTTAATTACTCTAACAGAGTCATTTCCTGAGTATTATCGGCCAAAACTTTCCCAGTGGTTCAAAGCAGTCGGTGACCCTTTGATTCAGTTTGATCGAGAGGATATGCAAACCAGATCACCTATAAACTTTACGGATCAAATTAAAGCTCCTTTGCTATTAGTGCAAGGTGCAAATGATCCTCGTGTTACTCAACTTGAATCTGATCAAATTGCTATAAAAATGTATCAAGAAGACTTGGATGTCGAGTATATTTTAGCTAAAGATGAGGGGCATGGATTTAGCAAGCGCATTAACCTGATGGCTTATTTAATAAAGATGGAAGAGTTTCTTGCTGAGCACCTTGGTGGTGAATTGAATCCTGAAATCCCTGAAGAGCTTACTGCTCACCTGGCAGGGCTTGAAGTTGATATATCAAAATTAGCCGAGAAGCATTCTAAATAGATTAGCTCTGAACTTACGCTAACCGCTCTTATAGGCCACCTGGCTTTAGCTAACAACCCTCATCATTGGTTAAAGCCAGGTCACTATTAATGAGAGAGAGTTCAAGTTGAAAATATACAAAGTTTAAGGCACAGCTATATATAGAATCTTAATCAGCCCATCTTGAGAATACCAACCTCTTAAATTTATCTCCGTTCAGACAGGCATCATGGTAAAATGTATTGTGGTCACACACCGATGGCAACCCTCGTAGAGGATAAAAATATCGGGAAGGATAAACTCATAAACTGAATTTGACATGACAGAGAACCTCTGAAAAACTGGTAACGGTCAGGTCAAGCCTGACTACTATAGAACTCTGAACACTACTCCATTAGGCAATTAATCGCTACTATGGACGAACTCTTGATGCTTGATTAAGTCTTCTAGAGTACTCAGTAAAAGTCATCTCATCCTCATCCAGCTGTGCAGAATAATCAAACTCACATTCAAATGTCTTTAAAGGTGGAGACGCAATAAAATGAACAATATTCCAACCCCCCATATCTCTATCTAAACAATACTCTTTTAGCTCATTTACAAGCATTGTAAGCTTTCTAAGCGCCTCCACTGATAGATCAAATGCTCCGTCTACAGATCTTAACTCTCCGACCCAAACAGAAATAAAAGAAGGCTTTTCAACATGCATAGCAAGAGCATGTATTTCACTCGAAACATCTGGAGCCTCACAATATAGCAATTTTGCAACTTCAGAATATATTTCTTGATCCGTCATAGTAACTTAACCTTAAGCCTAGATTCCTTTAACAATCAATACACTTGGCAATAGTAAAAGGGATCAGTTGACCGTAGGCTGGTTAGATTCTACATAAACAAGTCAGAAATCCCATGGGAACCCATTCCAACCAGCTGATCTTGAAAGAACTATATCAGATAGAAGCGTTCATGGGACAGAACTGTTCAGCCCGAGCCATTGCTCAACACCTCCATTGAGTCCAATAAGACCATCTCTCGTGAGCTTGGTCGTCGCAGCCATTACTGTGCCGAGAGTGTATATCGTCTTGCACTGCAACGGGGACGCGGAGCCCTTAAGCATTCCAAGCTCGACTTTACCATGCAAGTACAAATTGACCACCAGCTAAAAATGCAAGTCCTGAACAAATCGCTGGGCGAAAGCGGTTAGCTGCTCAACTTTTTCGCGGGATCAGTCAACTTAACTGGAGGTCACGATTACGAAAGAGGGGTAAACCTTACCATAAACGGAGAGGTTCAGAGGCAAGCGCAAAGCTTATTTCAGAGCGCATAGATATTGTTCAAAGACCTGTGATTTTTGATGAAAACACTGAGATTGGTCACTGGGAAGGTGATACAGTTTATGGTCAAGATGGTTATCTAGTGACACTGGTTGAACGAGCTTCCAAATTATTGCTCACTCGCAGAATCCCAAATAAGAGCAAGAAAACAGTGGGGCGGGCAAACAAGCGGATATTGAAGCCATATCAGGCCATCTGTAAAACCATCACCTCCGATAATGACGGAGAATTTACAGATCATCAATTGATTACGCAGAAGCTAGGGTACAGAATATACCACTCCTGAGAGCGTGGGCTGAATGAAAAAACAGATGACCTTTTGAGACGCCTCTTCCCGAAAGGAGTGGGAATTGGCAAGATACCCAAAAGCCGTATTGATGATGCAGTGTTTCGAATCAATACTCGACCAAGGAAGGTGTTAAATTACTCGAGTCTAAATAGAGTTTTTGGTGGGTAAGCGTGTGTCACTTATGGTGGCAATCTAGGCTTTGGGTCATCGACTTATTTTTTAACTCAGAAACCATATGACTTGTCACTATGCATACACCTATATATGGCTGGCCTTAAAACTCCGTAAAATAGCACAAGTGCCCCCAAAACTAATATATCAATAATCATAGGTTCCGTAAGCCTAAGCACCCAAAGCACGGGCATTAACACTCCAAATGGAAGCCAATAGTTCATAGATAGCTTACTCGTGTGAAGAACCTTTTTCCTCAAGACTCCCTCAACAAACAATAAATCCAGAGTAATTAAGTCCAACCAATAAATAAGAATGTTTATATAAGTTAATGATGAAATCCAAATAAAAAATTGATCGACCAACGATTCCATAATAATAAATACAGATTTTTAGGCGTGAGGCCATCGATATTATTTACGAAGGCTAAGGAGGGAAGTCGTAGAGAGAAGAACGATCTAACAATTCACAAGCTAAGAAGTACAGCTACTACCGAAAATAAGTATGTCAATATCAACGGCGTGCATTATCTAAGGATTAGATAAATTGTCAATTCTCCTGGGATAAAAACATCTAATAGTCATTAGACAACCACCTGGCAAGACAGGCCCCGAGTTTGCCCACTTAGGCTGTCATCAGCCCGGCTCCCGCCGGGCCACACAATCAACGCTCACAACTTCCCAACAATATTCACAAACAATCCCTGGCTGTCGTAATCCAGCTGAGTAAGATCATCAGAGAAATCCGTAAAGTTGTAGCCCACCCCCAGCTTGAGGTGATCACCGATATGGCGATATAGGCCAATTAATGCACCGCTCTTGCTGTCCTGCGCGTCGGGTAAATCAAGCAGGCGCCCTTCGATGAGGAGATCCCAGCGTTTTACAAAATGCCAGTCTGCGCGCAGTACATAGAGGCTAGCACGGCTGTCAAAGAATTCCGGGTCTTCTCTATCCAGGCTTAGCTGGCCAAGGCGGTAGGCGTATTTGCCTCCCAGGGTCCAGCGCTGGGTGAGATCGTAGCTGGCATCCACGGAGAAAATATGACTCTTTTGAATAAATTCAGCCGAGGTGTTTTCTACGGTTACCTGATCTTTGGTGGGCACGTTATAGAAATAGGTGTATTTCAATAGCGTGTTGAGGCGATCGTGATTCACCGGGCGGTAGGCGTAGCCCATTACCGCTTCAGTAAATTTGCCATCATAAAACTCGCCCTGGGAACTTTTGCTATCGGAGTAATTGAATTTGCCAACCAAGCGCCAGTCTGGGTTGAGCTGATAGCTCAGGGTATTCTTCAACAGCCAGGTATCGCGCTCGGATTCCAGCACGGTGTTTTCATCCACTGCGGTTTCCATGGCATCGGTACGGTATTCTACCGCCGAGGCCAAACGGATCGCATCCAGGCTATAGCCCATATTGAGCCCCAAAGCGTTGCGCTCGGTTTTGGCACCGGTGCGTGGGTCTTCCAGGGTGCCCGCCTCTACCGTGGTGCCGTATGTCCAGCGGTCGTTGGGTGCCAGGTCCATACCCAAGGCATGCGTCAGGCCGGTGGAGACATCGCCGTGGCTGTAGCGCTCCTCACCATACATGCTCAGGGTATCGGAATAACGGCTGCGGAAGCCGGTACTCATATTGCCTTTGCGGGCACGTACGCCGGTATCGCTGCGCTCGTTATCGAGGGTGTAATTCAGGTATACGCTGGTTCTGTCGCTCACCAGGAAGTCAGTGCCCAATCGCGCGCCCATGCCGGTATCGCCGCTGGAGACTTCACTATCCATGGTGAGTCTGTCGCTCACCCGGTAGGCACCGCCGACACCGACACGATTGTTTTCCTCACGGGTGCCGGTCACCTCTACGGTACCCTGCACAAAGCCGAAAGCACTCCAATTTTCGCCAGAATCATAACTGGCCTCCACTGCCATATCAGTGCGGTCGCCCTGGGTCTGGGTGGCCGCTACAACTTGGGAGAAATCTTCGCGGCTATCGCTGCGTACACCGGAACTGAGATGCCAGTGATCGTTGAGACGGTAGCCGAGCATCAAGTCCGTTGCACTGGTGTGCAGACCGAATTCCTCTTCTTTACTATCCGCTTTCAAGCCCACATCGAAACTTTCACCGAGAGGCAGGTTGATCCCCGCTCCGAATTGGGTGGTTTCACCCCGGGCAAATTGACCGGGGCCAGAGAAGCCCGCTTCCCGTTGCTGATGATAGAAATTACCGGAGCCGCGTAGGCTTTCGAAGAAATCACCCAGCTGCAGGCTAGCTTCAATTTTGTTGGCAGCAGCGCTAGCCTCAGGATCAAAAGTTTGACCGCTATCAAAAGTAAAACCACCATCTAAGGAATTGGTACTATCGAGATTACCGCCTTCACTGTTGGCCACTTCTACTTTTAGCCAGCTGCCTGCCGTTTTACGTAACGTTAAGTCAAAGCCTTGCAGCGCGGTTTCGTTGTCATCCTCATCCTGTTGGGTAGCACTGAGCCCCAGCTTTACGTGATCTCCAAACCAGTAATGGGCGCGGCCACCAAAGGCGAGGGTATCCATCTCTTCAAAGCCGGGGGTATATTCGTAGCGGGCTACCAGATACTGCGGATTACCGTTGTAGGAGCCATCCTGGATTAACAGATTATCGTTAGCCAGGGCAGACAAGGGCTTGTTCAGCAGTACGCGGCCTTGAATGTAATCGATATCGTAATCGATCACCGGGGAAAGATTTTTTACGGCCAGTACCAAGCCGGAGTCTTTATCCCGCACTTCAACCCGCAGGCGTTCCGAGCCGTTTAGAATATCCTGATGACGCATGAAATAGA
The DNA window shown above is from Microbulbifer variabilis and carries:
- a CDS encoding alpha/beta hydrolase family protein, whose protein sequence is MELQNHRWSVRKAICWLSLAAAFSGCSVNLLVEDSASAEIQQELLPVESFFNDSVISGVKLSSDGQWLAWFQLYNGAPNIYVMPSNGNIEDAFPLTTFTDGVDGFSWDKHQLGMFVSKDSNGNEQHQIYRLDLEERAKRLNLLNTIKLTSKAGVNYTLAGQASGNAKSLTLMANHDDPKRLDIYQLNTESGELSLLMSNTQHFQSILIDDEGKPVVGVRDNPDTSAEMYILKDNSWQKTLTTKPGEILELTQYNSDLERVYFESSFGETDTSGLKQLDLNSGIIVDIHTDPNQRSDVYKTLFNKDGEPLLVSYYYGYREDYPISKEFQKHWQYINGQFSRRVEIDVVSINEKSGTWLLDIASDIDLGAFYTYSQVDQSLTRLIDKDTKLDSQSLAERRSITYQARDGISIQAYLTLPNGKSSQLPLVVLPHGGPWARDYWRLSDSFFNRVSQLLANRGYAVLQPNFRASTGFGETFIALGNRQWGNGAMQHDLTDGVEYLVEQGIADKNRVAIMGGSYGGYAALSGLTFTPDVYAAAISFVGPSNLITLTESFPEYYRPKLSQWFKAVGDPLIQFDREDMQTRSPINFTDQIKAPLLLVQGANDPRVTQLESDQIAIKMYQEDLDVEYILAKDEGHGFSKRINLMAYLIKMEEFLAEHLGGELNPEIPEELTAHLAGLEVDISKLAEKHSK
- a CDS encoding IS30 family transposase, which translates into the protein MSQLNWRSRLRKRGKPYHKRRGSEASAKLISERIDIVQRPVIFDENTEIGHWEGDTVYGQDGYLVTLVERASKLLLTRRIPNKSKKTVGRANKRILKPYQAICKTITSDNDGEFTDHQLITQKLGYRIYHS
- a CDS encoding helix-turn-helix domain-containing protein, with the translated sequence MAIIVNLDVMLAKRKVSSKSLAAEIGITEANLSLLKRGKVKGVRFDTLSAICEALECQPGDILEFRRDE